The genome window GCGCGCTGCGCTGAAGAAGGCCGGCGAATGGGAGAAGCTCCAGCAGCTCCCTGCGAATGGCAGCAAGGTGCGCATGCACAACCGCTGCCAGATCACCGGGCGCCCTCGCGGTTACATCCGCCTGTTCGGCATCTCGCGCAACATGTTCCGGAACATGGCCCTCGAAGGCAAGATTCCCGGAGTAACCAAGTGCAGCTGGTAAGACAGATGCGAGGACGCGATTCCGGGTCGTGCCCGGAATGACAAGCCCAAAAAGAAACGACCATGACCACCGACCCCATCGCCGATTACCTCACCCGCCTGCGGAACGCCATTATGGCGCGCAAGAAGGTCGTGGTGGTGCCCGCGAGCAACCTGAAGAAGGATATCACGCGGATCCTCTACGATAAAGGCTACATCCTCTCCTGGAAGGCCGAAGATGACGGTAAGCAAGGCCTCATCAAGATCGCGCTCAAGTACGATCAGCAGACCCGCCAGAGCGCCATCCGCGAGCTGAGCCGCGTAAGCACGCCCGGCCTGCGCAAGTACGCCCATGTGGAGCAGCTGCCCCGCGTGCTCAACGGCCTCGGCGTGGCCATCATCTCCACCAGCAAAGGAGTGGTCACCGACAAGGAGGCGCGCGCGCTGAACGTGGGAGGCGAAGTCCTCTGCTACGTGAGCTAAGAACACACTACCATGAGCCGAATTGGAAAAGCGCCGATCAATCTGCCCAAAGGGGTGGAGGTCAGCATCAGCGATAAGAACCTGATCACCGTGAAGGGCCCCAAGGGAACCTTGGAGCAGGCTGTCGATCCCGTGATCAACATGAAGAAGGAGGGTTCGGTCGTGACCCTTGAGCGCCCGACGGACGCCAAGCCGCACCGCGCGAAGCATGGCCTGTACCGCGCGCTCATCGCCAACATGGTGAAGGGAGTGAGCGAGGGCTACGTGATCGAGCAGGAACTCGTGGGCGTGGGTTACCGTGCCACCGCCAAGGGCCAGCAATTGCAGCTCGCACTGGGCTATTCGCACGGCATCACCCTCGTGCTGCCCCCGCAGATCAAGGTGGCGGCAGCGCAGGAGAAAGGGAAGAATCCCATCATCCGCCTCGAGAGCCCGGATAAGCAACTCATCGGCCAGGTGGCCGCCAAGCTGCGTTCACTGCGCAAGCCTGAGCCATACAAGGGCAAGGGTGTGCGCTTCGTGGGCGAAGTGGTGCGTCGCAAGGCAGGTAAAGCGGCAGGCAAATAATCATTGAGCCATGGCATTCAGCAGGGAAGCACGCAGACAGAAGATCCAGCAACGGGTGCGCAAGACGGTGCAAGGCACCATCGAACGCCCGCGCCTGTCGGTCTATCGCAGCAACACGGGCATGTACGCCCAGATCATCGACGACGTGGCCGGCCGCACCTTGGTGAGCGCCTCTTCACTGAAGGACAAGAAGGCCAACGGAATCGCGAAG of Flavobacteriales bacterium contains these proteins:
- the rpsH gene encoding 30S ribosomal protein S8; this translates as MTTDPIADYLTRLRNAIMARKKVVVVPASNLKKDITRILYDKGYILSWKAEDDGKQGLIKIALKYDQQTRQSAIRELSRVSTPGLRKYAHVEQLPRVLNGLGVAIISTSKGVVTDKEARALNVGGEVLCYVS
- the rplF gene encoding 50S ribosomal protein L6, with amino-acid sequence MSRIGKAPINLPKGVEVSISDKNLITVKGPKGTLEQAVDPVINMKKEGSVVTLERPTDAKPHRAKHGLYRALIANMVKGVSEGYVIEQELVGVGYRATAKGQQLQLALGYSHGITLVLPPQIKVAAAQEKGKNPIIRLESPDKQLIGQVAAKLRSLRKPEPYKGKGVRFVGEVVRRKAGKAAGK
- the rpsN gene encoding 30S ribosomal protein S14; translation: MAKESMKARERKRARMVEKYAAKRAALKKAGEWEKLQQLPANGSKVRMHNRCQITGRPRGYIRLFGISRNMFRNMALEGKIPGVTKCSW
- a CDS encoding 50S ribosomal protein L18 yields the protein MAFSREARRQKIQQRVRKTVQGTIERPRLSVYRSNTGMYAQIIDDVAGRTLVSASSLKDKKANGIAKIEQAKVVGQAIAEKAKAAGIDKVVFDRNGYLYHGRVKALAEAAREAGLNF